ctttTCTTCCTCcccatttttctttattttatttctctctCATTccaaaaagtaataaattacCAACTGCGACCGATAAACAACAACTAGATTAATATTCGACATTCATATATACTTTATATAGATTCGTATTATCACTAAAACATTAAAGGCCGTTTTTACAAATTTGGGCAAACATATTCGTTCGAAAAGAAAGTCGACAaactttgtttaaaaaatatatttacagGCGGACAAAACTAAGAAGTCACAATTTACAATCCAATTCTCTTTATTCGTTCCACTAATACGTCTGCGTACGTGGATATCGTTTGTTAAATGAATAAGATCAATTGGATTGTAATCGTTGAAAATGTTACTTgtttattttttcgcactgtaattctttaaaaaaatttatttgtttttccaaCGTGGCATATATAACATTCTGTGCCATCTACATCATAATGAAACTATTCTtggctatttttttttgtttttttgttttttcttattttcttttccacaTTTTATTTACTAAAAATTCATTCTGATGCGAAAAACCCGATAAATACAAACCTATTTTAAATGTTGATAGTCAAATTGCTTTTGGTTTCAAAATGATCACATACTTTTTCTATcttaataaataaatctgtAAATCTgttaacgaaataaaatttgcaaaaataataatcgcaGGGATAGCATTTCAGTTTAGGCGATGAAATTGTTGTacaaactttattttaatttttgtaaattgtttttgactAAAACTGGGGTATACGCATACACAGCTcaaggtaaataaatatttctctaATAAATGCACGTCAACCAAATTAtgtcaaggttctgaaagcaGCTGGTATCCAAATTTGAATGGAGTCACCAACATAATGTGGAAAAttgtcacattttcgatgccTGCATCATAAAATGCTATATGAAACACTTTCCACCTACAAACTCATGTGAAAATACAAATCTAGTGTCGAATAGATCACTAACTTCGTAGAGGTGCCACTAGAAATTTTGAGCCTTCGTGAGCAACTCAgaataaacactgaaggtaatgcaaatcttTAGCGTACCATAATAAATATGGAACCCAAGTTTTAGGTTTAGGTTTAAGTGAGGAAAAAGTgacaaatttggaaaaatgtccTTGGGAAATGATCTACtatattttcccatttttcgctaattttaacaaaaaaattggaaattatgaaaatttgcaaaaatctGGGAAAACtcacgaaaatgttttcccaagaATAGTCTCTGGTTGAATATGATAGCATGACTGTTGGAACAGTATTTCAACATTGATATTGCAAAAATTATATTGGAATCGACATCGCTGCAATAATGGCGTGAGTTTACGCTGCTCTTAAATTTACCCAAAACTTGGGTGCCGTCTGCTTTTACCTTTTTTACCTTTACCACTCGCGTAAGTGTGTCTGATATTCCCGTAATAACACGTATACTCTGTGTGTTTTgaatgagtggatcagctgaagaaaaCGCATAGACACAATTCTGGTTCACTTTAACTTTATCTCAGTGACtgtgataaattaattcattgtGTTTGTTGCATTcaatacaagaaaataaaatcatctgTCACTAAAATGTGTCCCGAAAAGGTTAAGTTGCCGTTTGTCATATCAACTGCAGTTGGCATAAGATAAATTCTGTGAATATTGCATTATATAATGCATTGTGAGTGGGTAAGTTGACCCATATAAACGTTTCTTTAGAAATTTTCTGGTTTTCCAGTGAAGAGGAAAATCGATGACATTTCcgataatttcatcattttaatgTCTGCCTGCAGGCTGAGCTGAAATAAAACTGGCATCAACGTTCCCGGGGGGCGAATAACGTTATACAACCTTTCGTTCAAACGATgatatttttcatcaataaattttctatagCCAAGCCATAACATATGtttcattcaattgaaaaagataaattttcctttaaagctgaaattaaatttctagcTTCGCCAATTTCAACAAGCTTTTATCTAATCTAAAACTTTAACTATTTCCATCACGACagatatatttaaaaaaaaccaaatcgGTAAATTTTTGTCGCAATGCAAATTAGAGCTTCCTCTGCTCGTACAACTGTGATTTCTCTCTTTTGTGTCACTCGTAAAAATAACAAATCGCATTTTGTATTACTATACACTCTTACAACTAATATTACAGATCGCTACTGGTTGATGGATTTCCGAGATTGCTCTCTACCGTATCGTCTTTGTGTCAAAGAGGAGGTTTATACACTTCAATTGCTGGTGTTAGCATATCTACTCGTGTCGATATCGATGAGTCGCTGAAATAAAGAACAAAATTTACGATTATTTGATGTGGGAGGAAATGGTTAGTGAAATGGAATGGTAATTGATTCAACAACTTCAGAAGCTTTGATATGCATTTATGATGGTGAGTCTGCTACTCTTCTGTGGTGCCTCAACAAACGCTCATAATGGCCATATAAACCTGATTGGATAACCTTCTAGTGCGAGGGCTGTCTTGGATTGTTCATTGAAATACGAAGAAGATGCTTTAATTTCGATTGTAACTAATTCATTGGCAttagaaatacaaaaaaataaagattACCAGGAATGTCCCAGTCTTTGTCTTTGGTACCTGGCTGTACGttacatttttaacgttgcggtTCTTGCAACGGATCATCAAAGTACCAAATGAAATGAGTCAGTGTAATGTGTTGTAGTGTGCTCTTGgacatttaatttgaaatgaaaaattggtgcacGGGTGGGAGACGAACCCACAATCTTCACCTTACCGTGGTGATGCTCTTACCACTTAAGCTACCTGGcacacttttcatttcaatctttgTAGTTTCATATTGTGGTCATCAATGGTGTAGTGATGTATTTCAACGGTCATTTGATACTCCAATAGTCGAACTTTTTATGCCTATTACAGTTAGTGTCATCGAATGTATGTCTAAGTTTTCCTCAGCCTTTTCACTGATGCAGACCCACACTTATATAGGTCTTTGAGTCTTTGTATGGGTTTATACGTGTAACTAGCGCGCACATGGTAGTGCTAAAATCGTTTCGTCAAGATCGTAAAGCTTGTAAAACAGCTGGAGTAACtctatacaaaaattttgttgacattGAGAACTCTTGGAATGGAGTGGAATTTGTTCAATGCTTGGCCGCATTTTAGTACGTTTTAGTACTGCAGCGGTCTGTgtatacacaaaatttcatatGAGAATAACTCGGTACGTAAAAGCATGACTTCTGCTGGTCTTTAACTTAcctagtttcttgaaattacTCGAAATAGAAATAAGgtaattcgagaaaatgattgctgaaaaattgtcaaagtttcgcaatttttcaatttttctttaaatttctcaaaattgagaaaatcaggaaatttgctaaattttctcgaagttttccaattttcctaaCAATTTCTCGAAAACGATAAgatcagaaaatttgaaaaaaatatttttggaaaatttttgaatttccagTTTTTTCTGAATCTTCTTGAAGTTTCGCAATAGTTCTTGAAATTACTCGAAATCGAAATTTAGtaattccaaaaaatcatttctggaaaattcttgaattttcctgaATTTCTTGTTGCTTGATTTTCTTGAagtttgttgaatttttcaagtttttttttaaattatctaAAAGTACGTCCTCCTGGTGCACACCGATTCCAagaaaaattcgtaaattgaatttaataattcaattaagtCATTAGAAACTACGGAATTATTAATCCCATCCAAATTACTTAGACCAGCATCATGACTGCTTCAGAAATGTATAACAATTGGCTTCCGTTCAAACAGTTTCGATTCAATGCATTTCGGTCAAGGCCATCGCAGACCATGTTGCAGTGAAGTTTAATGAAATCTATTCAATCTATTCAAACTGCAATATGTTCCACTTAGTGCCATATTCGACAAGTATAAATATGAATATAACTCGACTGAGCGATGCGGGATATATGCACTTTTTCGTCATCAACcgaaataatttcggtgaaatgtaatttgataaaatgaaattgttataataaaaattattgcatCGCGTTTGACATTCAAACAGAACATAATTTTATGTATAAACACCCAGCTGATAACTTCGAACTTCCCCAATACCATCAAACCTAATTCAAAGTTACAAAATGTGACACTGACACGAAACCTATTTGGTTCGTTGAAAGCGAATTCGTCTATTAAAATATATAGAATTTATATGTAAGTGAATGTTATATAGGATCAGTGTTCATGAAAACATTACCGACAAACATATATAAATACGAAACACGCTAACACAACACACTCCATTACTTATCCATCTTTTTTTTAGTATATAATTTGGATCAAGTTGTTTAACCTAACCGAAGACTTAGACCTAAAGTCAggaaaattgttggaaaattgtttcgtttcgAATATAAAATGCATTATTTAGTTGGTAGTGCCTGTATAATATACACATCAAGTACATATTGACTCAGAGTATTTATACAAAGCTGCACACATTTCGATATAGGCACCATGGAAAATGGAGCATATACCTTTGTGACACATATTTAtaacttttcatatttaatattattcaaatttgactTGCAGTTATAGAAGGTGAACGTAAGCTGcacaaaatttatgcaaattcaTTGATTATTAGTTGGAACAGCATATAAACAACAACTTTGACGAAGGAAATCTGTTATGCTATGCAAACAAATTAACTTTTACTAAGTAAAACTGGAAGCAGAGTTGATGGTTATATAGGTAATATAGTTACAGCGGGTGAAAGGCCCTGGTTTTTTAGACAATCACACAACTAGGTCATCAATTAAAAGACTGAagcattttccattaaaattagaatttcattttgaaagcAAAGCTTAATGTAAGCGATGACGGTAGCTAGCGCTATGCAAGAAGTAAGGACTATTTACGTAGGAACGTTTATGAATTTCTAGTGCAGAATAGCAACAGTTATCCATCAGTAGTATGATTGCGAATCAGCACTaacaacagaattttgaacaCCAAGTAAAGGCAGCGCCACCTGTACacaatttctatatttttcaCTTTGAAAACGTGAAAATTCTCACTATCGTATCTAAGATAAGAAGCTTATGAAATTAGAGAAATCGAAGAAACGAAGATGAACAGCAGTAACAGCTTAGATACGAAAGTgggactttttaagtgtacaaAGCAGTATTTCATTAGATGTCAGTGAtttgttttccaaatttcaaatgttgcgtaacaacttcacattgattcattcccatgaaatgtcacagcagtgaagttagttcatgaaaaaataattcagtgacagcaatctttttatgaagaaaaatactaaattgtaatagattttacccttagtttctaaactccattctcctaTTCTCGAAGCTCTAATTAATGGTTTAAGATTGAATGGGTCTATAAAATGAAGAttataaattgtttgtttgtaaacgTTCCTACAAGAATTGTCACCAGTCAAAGTCAGACAAAGTGCAGAATATCCAAACATACTCAATGTCCTACCCAAGTCATAGAATCGCATTTTCAATAACATTAAGGAATCATTGCAAAACAATTTGAGCCCTGTGTTAATCTATCGAGAAGTATAATTGCCCTAGTTTTGATGATTACCATTACCCCTTTCtgccatttttgttttgtctttcCTAAATCGTCACAGTAACGCCtaactttaattttgattttaactaTGCCAATACTTCGTATCTAATGTTCGTCGCTGAATCTGATCATGTTTCTTTTCTAATTATCGTACTGTGTATCGTCGTTAATGTCTTGCCCATAtcaaatgtaaatattattattatcctAAGTGTATTCGTAAGGACATTTGTATAAGGATTCATTTCCTTCTTGTTCTATTTATgtaataaaaagttgaaagttgaaagttgaaagttgaaaacaatcaataaaatatttgtttaccgTCCCCTGTTTTAACGACATTTTAATCTCCGTAAAGTCAATTTACTTACACCAACCAACGTACAAAAAATCACACCCAATTCTGATCCAAGCTTTATTAAAACAACTCGACAAACGAACACAAATTGGGTCGATTAGTAATGTAAACATTTGACGCCAACGGGTATCGAATGAAAGTTTATTGGCTTGCGTTATGAATAAATCGAATTTGGGTTTAATTGATTGAAGCTGTTCCATTCGAATGTCCTGcagtctcattttggattttcttttgacaataatttttgttgtgatgCAATAATGTGCATCATCAGTGATGCAATTATTATGCTTTACGTTGTACTAATgagaaaaattcagaatttgaGACAAATGCTTTAGGTGGACACATACCTCcacatcaaaaatttaaatcttcGTTTAAAGTGGAAGATATTACACAAACTCTGAATCATTAATgcttaattttccatttaaatgaaaatgcatAATTAATGACTAATGGTGTGGTTAAAGTTTGTCCTTCTTCCGAAAgtccaattaaaattcaaaaatggatCAATAATTCATGTGTGGGTATAATATTGAGTAAATATATAGGGCGGACGACAGCGGTTTCGTGGAAAACTATTTTAAACAGGTGGTTGGTGGGCTGGATCGAATTGAAAGCTTTTTATGAAACACCggataaaaatttacaaaaatgaagaaCATGTTGGCAAAtcattgtaaaaaattaaaactttctgACCTCGGGCGGTTGGAATCTAATAAAGGTTTGGCAAGGgtgatttaatgaaaattaattggaCGTATGTTAAATTCATGACTAAAGTACGTGACTACCATATCTCTGGAACTATCATTTTCGCAAGGTATGgattttactcaagttatgaGCGTGGGGTGTCCtcaaagttcaccgaaatttttcgaatatatATTCCGAAGTTGTATTGCCATTAGGAATTCCACAAGTAGTTTTTACTGGTTAAAAATGGAATCAATCAATCCAGTAAGTCAGAATAAACATGAACGGGCAACATGCTCTAATAAAAGTGTTTCATTCTCAatagaaagaaagaatttaGTTTTCTGGTACTGATGAAGTGCGGGAGAATATCATGAAGTGCATCCCGTGGCTACAGTTCTGTTGTTAGTTTAGCTGAGCCTACCGacttttaaaatttcgaacaGTATGAGGCtcaaaaaatcacaaataattgtttatttgagtATAATTCCAGTGATATGGTAGTTACACCTTTTAACGATGTCGCCCTCGATGTATGGTTTCCTCAAACTACTAATTGTCTATCTTCACCTGCGGTCATGTGTCGAGAAGAGGCTCTCAAGTGACTTCTTGATTTTTGTGATGACTTGGTAGTATAATGGGTCGTACGTGACCCCAACTCTCTGACCTGTATCCTTCGATTAGAAATGATCGGCCCAAACTGACAAAACCTAcaccaaaaaaatcttcacCTTCGATAAAAGGGAAGTGAAGGAATTCAACCACCATTACCGATTTCGTGTAAcaagttttaataattttcgtcTGGAAGAGTTGTAGAAGGGGCCATAAATTTTACTGATAAACATTCTGTTGCTTGTCTTGAGCAGGTGAAAGTCTGATATAGATATGGATAAGTATagataaaatgtgaaatatattttcacaaaactaaTGTCACAACATATATGAGTAAATTATGCACAACCATAACATGCACAGAACTACTTGTCGTGTGTGTTCACACCGAATGTTATAAGGTTCGTCTTAACCTTTCGCTGAGATTGCGTGCAACAATCCAAAGTTTACTGCtgaaaagaagttttttttttgtagtaaaAGTTATAGAATTAAGCAAAGAGCATTGTTGTATACAAAGTTTTCATTCTAATGGGCCCACATGttcatttaataatttagaagaaaaacattaatttttaaacTGAACACGAACTCTCTGGCCTCCATGTcatttcagttaatttttgtgtgtttactGGACtcgtaaatgtttttgttttgtatgagTATCGTTTATGACAccaaccaacgcacttcaagcatgagtggtactctaaatagagtttTTTTTGGACTGCTTTTCCTTTTAgtttaattacaaaatcttttacttcattcttttcAACATACATTCGGCCAGCACagcataaaaatagaaaatattcgaggGCCGATGAAATCGCAGGACtgtgttacattttgtatatagttcacctTTATGCTGCTAGTACATCAGTGCCGAGGCCAGTACCGAAGTTTACATATATATTGAAGGTAGTGCAAATCTTCAGCGgattacaaaaaatatgaaatccAAGCTACGTATGAATTTAATGGTGAATATGATAGCATGGATGTTGtactttacatcactgtttgTTGCTGTGAAAAATTGCTTTCGCTAGCGTGCaaaaattttagtgaaatcgTAAGTGCTACAATGAAGTACCCTGGCGCTGCCGTCGAATTTACCCTAAACTTACATAAAACATACAAAGCAATCTTTATCACTGACACCCCCAAATACAGTCCTATGATTTGGATAATTAAAAAAGCTATATAAGGCAGAGATGAAACACTATCAATCAAAATACTGTCAAGGTATACCAACAATGAAAACGGAATGTTGAATGGTGTACAAAGAATTATTTTACCTTAAATTTTCAATGCGTGGTCTTCGCCGATGCGGTCGCCTTCGACGTTCCTTTTTGCAGCGACAATCGCAGTGCATAACGCATAGGGCAATACTCGATATCACGGTTACAACAAATGGCACCACAAAGAAGTGAATAATTATCGACACTTGATCGTTACGATCGTATGAAGTCATGACTACCGTCTTATTCAAACGCGAATAATGGCACGGAAACACTGTACCTTCAATGCCGTACATATCCGAAAAATTTTTACACGTTACACTGGGCGGATAACCGCATCCTTTAATATTAACCAATAATATTGCTTCTTCGGAATGTTCGGTCAAATTGGCCAACATCGTAGTCGATATGTTGGGCGAATAAGTTAAATTCGATTCGATAAATGTGACATAGATGTGGGTGCACTTATACAGATCACTTGTACAGCCCTCTCTGCACGACGACCATGAACAATTCATAATACCGATGACATCTTCGCGTCTCTGTGTCGTGCACCAAGTGGGCTCGTCGGTGAAGTCTGACACCAATGTTGATATAGCCGGATCAACATACAGTGGCACGAGAAACAATAACGATGCACCAGCTGTGACGCTAAAAAAAGCTAACGTTGATGTGGTGTAGAAACTGACTCGTTCGCGGAATGTTCTCTTTTTGACAATAACTTTCTTTTTCGAGcttaattcttttattttaagtcGGCGCTGTTCGTTCTGCTGCTGTTCTAGAAGTTGTTCCGAACTGCCACTAATCATTGTCAAAACAAAGATTTTTCGCCTGTTTTCGCATATATGGTGGTGATATCCaatacatttccattaaatccaAAATCGATGGTagtttttcttcgttttaaaGTTCCATGCGATGGTGTTCGTAACGTAGGTGTGtagtgaaaatggaaaaaaacaGAAAGCTTCATTCATCAAGTGAACCGTGttatatggaaattttttatcgCAATAAAATGCTCCCTCATGTCCAATTTACTTGCAGGCTGATGATATTTGTGTGGATGTCGGTCACACACATGTGTATAAAACGGGCGAGAGgaataaatttggtttttgattatttctaTTCGCTTCGTATGAAAGTTGAATGGCTGAGAAGGTGTTTgtcaatgaacttttttttgaatattgatTAGTTCTAGTCGTAGTTATAGGCTAATGTGTTCATAGGTTAAccgaaaattcatcgacaaaAACATATTTGAATGGTCGTTGTTTCCATGATTTTTTATGATGCTTCACTTTGTGGAAGCACTCACATTTTGTAATTCATTAGGCGGTCAgtagaaatgttgaaaaatcattaaagaaACCACACCAccttcacaatttttttttatataacaCGTAAAATGTTACCGATGTATACAATAATTATTGTTGCTTTTACGGCCAAGGGAACACacttttccaatttatttatttcaccaatcgaatcaacaaaatcctTGTACTGTCCATCTCCGACGACATGTCAaggcattttattttttacaaaaatgataCATTGCAAATCGCACCCATTTCGAACAAGACATTTAGGGTTATTtgttcgtttcgttttttttttatttaccagTTGTGCTTGACTTCTGTTCGACCATGCTCAAAACAATTCTATTGATTCGATTGCAATTAATTTCACCACTAGAAGCCGTCGTCTTTTTCTTTAATGAACACAAATTTGTACGATCAATTTATCgctgatctgatctgatctgtTAACGAGACATCTGGCCGATGATTACGATCAAAAGTATTAAAACGTTAAAAATGATAAGAatatctttcttttttttttctttttaagatTATATTCAAACAGGGGGGTCGATCAGGTTAACACTCGACGATGAACATTATATAAATTTGTGTGTgggagaaaaatgttttttatcgAACGTTACAACGATGACTGAATCGTTGTCTTTTTATTGTGATGGCATTTTGGAATATGCCAGCCGCTCCCAGAATAATTACGAGCAGCGCAGACGCGTCGATCCGAAATTGGTGAAATTCTcccattttattagaaaacGCGACAGGGGTAGTAGTTTCCTGtagatttattttattgaatggaAATAGACTTGCGCATATTAGTTTCACTTCTCTCTcgctttttttgtattaaacatATCGATGATTCATGAGCAAAACGTTATATAAAGATCAACAACATCCATGTGTGTGCTGTGTATGCATTCGGTTTCAAATTCTAAGTCGTCTTTTTGATtggagaaaaatattttaattttttagaaaattaattgcaaTTACTAGAATGCACTCTCTCTCACTCTCCCTCTCACGACCTGCATTCATGTAAAGTTCACTTTGGTGTACTATCTTGTCGATTTCGCTCATTAACCTATTGACCTAATTGGAAATTTATATTGAAGTAAAAATCATTACGTTGCGTCTTGAAGGACTTCGAAATGCACGACATGCGATTCGGTTGAGTACTGAAACGATTGATGATTGTCGATTGTCTATTGGCGGTTGGAATAGTAATTATCAATAGTCTATTGTTCGGGCATCTAGATGTTAGGTTGAATTacattatcaaattaattacaaCTCGGAGTGTCCGAATCGAtcaattgtcaaatttgatgTCGTTGAATTGAGGTTGGCATTTAATCTTTCAAATCGACATAATGTATGGACACATTTTCCGTTGATCAATCAGAATGGTTTGTTGTCTTGC
This genomic stretch from Bradysia coprophila strain Holo2 chromosome II, BU_Bcop_v1, whole genome shotgun sequence harbors:
- the LOC119067761 gene encoding protein tipE is translated as MISGSSEQLLEQQQNEQRRLKIKELSSKKKVIVKKRTFRERVSFYTTSTLAFFSVTAGASLLFLVPLYVDPAISTLVSDFTDEPTWCTTQRREDVIGIMNCSWSSCREGCTSDLYKCTHIYVTFIESNLTYSPNISTTMLANLTEHSEEAILLVNIKGCGYPPSVTCKNFSDMYGIEGTVFPCHYSRLNKTVVMTSYDRNDQVSIIIHFFVVPFVVTVISSIALCVMHCDCRCKKERRRRPHRRRPRIENLSDSSISTRVDMLTPAIEVYKPPL